Proteins from one Salaquimonas pukyongi genomic window:
- a CDS encoding TetR/AcrR family transcriptional regulator, translated as MTKPNVTPLLHRNDPQRAPLAGNVKVTREDWLNVALDVLISDGVDQVKVLNIAERMSVSRSSFYWYFKSRQDLLDALLAHWEETNTAILIRHTEAPTKTISEAVLYFFRCFIDPGLFNTRLDFAVRDWARRSGKVRRILDRSDAARTAAIEEMFARHGYDREEAHIRARILYYMQIGYNIADLNETLEERTALAAPYVIGFTGQRATEEEIREHTEYSRQLRSKTHTGSKT; from the coding sequence ATGACCAAACCGAACGTCACCCCATTGCTGCACCGCAACGATCCCCAGCGCGCACCGCTCGCCGGTAATGTGAAAGTTACGCGCGAGGACTGGCTGAACGTGGCGCTGGACGTGCTGATTTCCGATGGTGTCGATCAGGTGAAGGTGCTCAACATCGCCGAGAGAATGAGCGTTTCGCGGTCGAGCTTCTACTGGTATTTCAAGAGCCGGCAGGACCTGCTTGATGCGCTGCTGGCCCATTGGGAAGAGACCAATACAGCGATTTTGATACGCCATACCGAGGCGCCGACGAAAACCATTTCCGAGGCGGTGCTGTATTTCTTCCGCTGCTTCATCGATCCTGGACTGTTCAACACGCGTCTTGATTTCGCGGTGCGCGACTGGGCGCGGCGTTCGGGCAAGGTGCGGCGCATTCTTGACCGTTCCGACGCAGCCAGAACAGCGGCTATCGAGGAGATGTTTGCCCGCCATGGCTATGACAGGGAGGAAGCACACATCCGCGCGCGCATCCTGTATTACATGCAGATCGGCTACAACATTGCCGACCTCAACGAGACGCTGGAAGAACGCACCGCGCTGGCCGCGCCCTATGTTATCGGGTTCACCGGACAGCGGGCGACGGAAGAGGAAATCCGGGAGCACACCGAATATTCCAGACAACTTCGATCAAAAACCCATACCGGGAGTAAGACATGA
- a CDS encoding metal ABC transporter permease codes for MLDDFFIRALVAGSGVALIAGPLGCFIVWRRLAYYGDTLSHAALLGVVLALLLEINVVLAVFAMSAVVSLALLALQRRSALPSDALLGLLSHSALALGLVALAFMVHVRIDLLGLLFGDILAVSRKDIAIIWAGGAVVLAVLAAIWRPLFAATVNRELAEAEGMNPARSEIIFMLLMAGVIALSMKIVGVLLITAMLIIPPAVARRFAGGPEQMALMAAGFGVVAVVAGLYASLGWDTPAGPSIIVAAALLFVISLLPLAGLAGSPSGDPGRRGDNQDG; via the coding sequence ATGCTTGACGACTTTTTCATCCGGGCGCTGGTGGCAGGCAGCGGGGTTGCGCTGATCGCCGGTCCTTTGGGCTGCTTTATCGTCTGGCGGCGGTTGGCCTATTACGGCGACACCCTTTCACATGCTGCATTGCTTGGCGTGGTGCTGGCGCTGTTGCTGGAAATCAACGTTGTGCTGGCCGTGTTTGCCATGTCGGCGGTTGTGTCGCTTGCCCTTTTGGCGCTGCAGCGCCGTTCCGCGCTGCCCTCCGACGCACTGCTCGGCCTGCTTTCCCATTCCGCTCTTGCTTTGGGCCTGGTGGCGCTCGCCTTCATGGTCCATGTGCGCATCGATCTGCTGGGCCTGTTGTTCGGTGATATTCTGGCGGTGTCCAGAAAGGATATCGCCATTATCTGGGCTGGCGGTGCGGTCGTGCTGGCCGTGCTTGCAGCGATCTGGCGGCCGCTGTTTGCAGCAACCGTCAACCGGGAACTGGCGGAGGCCGAGGGAATGAATCCGGCCCGCAGCGAGATCATCTTCATGCTGCTGATGGCAGGGGTTATCGCCTTGTCGATGAAGATCGTTGGCGTGCTGCTGATTACCGCCATGCTGATCATTCCGCCTGCGGTGGCGCGGCGGTTTGCCGGCGGTCCCGAGCAGATGGCGCTGATGGCCGCTGGCTTTGGCGTTGTCGCCGTGGTGGCGGGGCTTTATGCTTCCCTTGGGTGGGACACACCAGCCGGGCCGAGCATTATTGTGGCTGCGGCATTGCTGTTTGTTATCAGCCTTTTGCCACTGGCCGGACTTGCCGGCAGTCCATCTGGCGATCCAGGCAGGCGGGGAGATAATCAGGATGGCTGA
- a CDS encoding heavy metal translocating P-type ATPase gives MEHSHGNHATKEMVADSCCSGHANGAEAAPGPAEILKSATVAVDGTVKDIVCGMTVPLGKGKPSLTYKGKEFHFCNPKCHDRFEADPYFYLSGNKAKKKTVVAKDTKYTCPMDPEIVQDGPGTCPICGMALEPMDGVAEGPNHELIDFTRRLWVSGLAAIPLLVLTMGPMVGLPARQWIGETFSVWLEFALATPVVLWAAKPFFHRGWTSIKTWNLNMWTLIMLGVGAAYAYSVVATFFPGLFPDSLKMAGGHVPVYFEAAVVIIALVFVGQVLELRARERTGDAIRALLDLAPKTARRITPEGEEYDAPLENIIAGDLLRVRPGEAIPVDGVIAEGASSVDESMLTGEPLPIEKNTGDPVTGGTLNKNGTLAIEARQVGDETMLAQIVAMVAGAQRSRAPIQGLADRVAAWFVPTVVAVAVTAFFAWLVFGPQPAFVFAVVSAVSVLIIACPCALGLATPMSIMTATGRGAQAGVLVKEAGALEAVARIDTLVVDKTGTLTEGRPVLTDVVTFGRTSETALLAAAGALEKGSEHPLAEAIVSGVAERGVKISPAGAFEAVTGMGVRGTVSGKKVALGNARMMAAEEVDLSSGKEKAERLHHEGKTAMFVAINGRLAGILAVADPVKENAGEAIAALHEKGVRIIMATGDNETTAKAVAERLGIDDVRAGVLPEDKKALIDELRAAGRKVAMAGDGINDAPALAAADVGIAMGTGTDVALESAGITLLKGDLSAIVRARRLAEATLSNIKQNLFFAFAYNTVGVPIAAGVLYPLTGMLLSPMIAAAAMSLSSVSVIANALRLRGLKL, from the coding sequence ATGGAACATTCGCATGGCAACCACGCCACGAAGGAAATGGTGGCAGACAGCTGCTGCAGCGGGCACGCCAATGGCGCGGAAGCGGCGCCCGGACCGGCAGAAATCCTGAAATCGGCAACGGTTGCGGTAGATGGCACGGTCAAGGATATCGTCTGCGGCATGACGGTGCCACTTGGCAAGGGCAAGCCCTCGCTGACCTACAAGGGCAAGGAATTTCACTTCTGCAACCCGAAGTGTCACGACCGGTTTGAAGCCGATCCCTATTTTTATCTTTCCGGCAACAAGGCGAAGAAAAAGACAGTTGTCGCCAAGGACACGAAATACACCTGTCCGATGGACCCTGAAATTGTTCAGGACGGCCCCGGGACCTGCCCGATCTGCGGCATGGCGCTGGAACCGATGGACGGGGTCGCCGAGGGTCCCAATCACGAACTGATCGATTTTACCCGCAGGCTTTGGGTAAGCGGGCTGGCAGCGATCCCGCTGCTTGTCCTGACCATGGGGCCGATGGTTGGTCTGCCGGCGCGCCAATGGATAGGCGAAACCTTCTCGGTCTGGCTTGAGTTTGCACTGGCAACGCCGGTGGTGTTGTGGGCAGCAAAGCCCTTCTTTCACCGCGGCTGGACGTCCATCAAGACGTGGAACCTCAACATGTGGACGCTCATCATGCTGGGTGTCGGCGCAGCCTATGCCTATTCGGTGGTCGCCACCTTCTTTCCCGGACTGTTTCCCGATTCCCTGAAGATGGCTGGCGGGCATGTGCCGGTTTACTTCGAGGCGGCAGTGGTCATCATCGCGCTGGTTTTCGTCGGTCAGGTGCTGGAGTTGCGGGCGCGAGAGCGAACAGGAGATGCGATCAGGGCCCTGCTCGATCTTGCCCCGAAAACGGCACGGCGTATCACACCCGAAGGCGAGGAATATGATGCGCCGCTTGAAAACATCATTGCAGGGGACCTGCTGCGGGTGCGGCCCGGAGAAGCCATCCCTGTTGACGGCGTAATCGCCGAGGGCGCTTCTTCCGTCGATGAAAGCATGCTGACGGGCGAACCGTTGCCGATTGAAAAAAACACTGGCGATCCGGTGACCGGCGGCACGCTGAACAAGAACGGCACGCTGGCGATCGAGGCCCGGCAGGTGGGCGATGAAACCATGCTGGCGCAGATTGTTGCCATGGTTGCGGGTGCCCAGCGCTCGCGTGCACCGATCCAGGGGCTTGCCGACCGGGTGGCGGCATGGTTCGTGCCGACGGTGGTCGCGGTGGCGGTGACCGCCTTTTTTGCCTGGCTTGTTTTCGGCCCGCAGCCTGCCTTTGTCTTTGCCGTGGTTTCCGCCGTCTCCGTGCTGATTATCGCCTGTCCCTGTGCGCTGGGCCTTGCAACGCCCATGTCGATCATGACGGCGACGGGACGCGGTGCGCAGGCGGGCGTTCTGGTCAAGGAGGCCGGCGCGCTGGAAGCCGTTGCCCGCATCGATACGCTGGTGGTCGACAAGACCGGCACACTGACGGAAGGAAGGCCGGTGCTGACCGACGTCGTCACCTTTGGCAGGACATCGGAGACGGCGCTGCTGGCGGCTGCCGGCGCGCTTGAAAAGGGCTCTGAACATCCGCTGGCCGAGGCAATCGTTTCCGGCGTTGCTGAGCGGGGCGTCAAAATCTCCCCGGCTGGCGCGTTTGAAGCGGTCACCGGCATGGGCGTTCGCGGCACGGTTTCCGGCAAGAAGGTGGCACTTGGCAATGCAAGAATGATGGCTGCCGAGGAGGTTGACCTTTCCAGCGGCAAGGAAAAAGCCGAACGGCTCCACCATGAGGGCAAAACGGCCATGTTTGTGGCCATCAACGGCCGTCTGGCCGGCATTCTAGCCGTGGCAGATCCGGTGAAGGAGAATGCAGGGGAAGCGATCGCAGCACTGCATGAAAAGGGTGTGCGCATCATCATGGCAACCGGCGATAATGAAACGACGGCGAAAGCCGTGGCGGAAAGGCTCGGCATCGACGACGTGCGGGCCGGCGTGCTTCCGGAAGACAAGAAAGCACTGATCGATGAGTTGCGCGCTGCCGGCCGCAAGGTTGCGATGGCCGGTGACGGGATCAACGATGCGCCGGCACTTGCTGCTGCTGATGTGGGCATCGCCATGGGCACCGGTACCGATGTTGCGCTTGAAAGTGCCGGCATCACCCTGCTCAAGGGCGATCTTTCGGCAATCGTGAGGGCGCGCAGGCTTGCCGAGGCAACCCTTTCCAACATCAAGCAGAATCTCTTCTTTGCTTTCGCCTACAACACGGTTGGCGTGCCGATTGCTGCCGGCGTGCTCTATCCGCTGACCGGCATGCTGCTTTCACCGATGATCGCTGCAGCGGCGATGAGCCTGTCTTCGGTTTCGGTGATTGCCAATGCGCTGCGCCTGCGCGGGCTGAAGCTGTAG
- a CDS encoding trimethylamine methyltransferase family protein, giving the protein MDYHNLRNPFPPMPVFSDDRVSAIHEAALDVLEKLGIKVLEDEARTLLRKAGAVVNETDQMVRIGREMVEACLETAPRSFLAKAGVREKDILIEPGRIIFQPGAGAPNATDLVRGRRPGSLRDFRELVRLTDHFDVFQMVPTLVEAQDVPTHLRHYEMVKAQIELSRKVPFFYSRGRKQAEQSFELLKLGRGISDEDFAANPHCYTVINTNSPRQIDIPMARGLIDFARAGQMSIVTPFTLMGAMAPITVAGALTLSHAEALAAIALTQLAAPGAPVCYGTFTSNVDMKSGAPAFGTPEHFKASLAAGQLARLTGLPWRSAAGSAANLNDVQAANENQFGLWGCMLAGATITLHSAGWIEGGLSVSYEKLICDVEVLQMIAELCHEAAAGEAEIAFDAISEVMPGGHFFSAGNTMERYRTEFYSPILHNYANFGTWEEQGGVDASHRAARMWQEMIDQPAPGHCSAEQVEAVNRYVSERSAEGGAPPES; this is encoded by the coding sequence GTGGACTATCACAATCTGCGCAACCCGTTTCCGCCAATGCCGGTGTTCAGCGATGATCGCGTTAGTGCCATTCATGAGGCGGCTCTGGATGTGCTCGAAAAGCTCGGCATCAAGGTGCTGGAGGATGAGGCCCGCACGCTTCTGCGCAAGGCAGGAGCCGTGGTCAACGAAACCGACCAGATGGTGCGGATCGGGCGTGAGATGGTGGAGGCCTGCCTTGAAACGGCGCCGCGATCATTTCTGGCAAAGGCAGGCGTTCGGGAAAAGGACATCCTGATCGAGCCGGGGCGGATTATCTTCCAGCCTGGCGCCGGGGCGCCCAACGCCACGGACCTTGTGCGTGGGCGCCGGCCGGGAAGCCTGCGGGACTTCCGCGAACTGGTGCGGTTGACCGATCATTTCGATGTCTTTCAGATGGTGCCCACGCTGGTCGAAGCGCAGGACGTGCCGACCCATCTGCGCCACTACGAGATGGTCAAGGCGCAGATCGAATTGTCGCGGAAGGTGCCGTTCTTTTATTCACGTGGCAGAAAGCAGGCCGAACAGTCGTTCGAGCTGCTTAAGCTGGGCCGGGGAATCAGCGACGAAGATTTTGCCGCCAATCCTCATTGTTATACCGTCATCAACACCAACTCGCCGCGGCAGATCGATATCCCGATGGCCCGGGGGTTGATCGACTTTGCCCGCGCCGGACAAATGTCGATTGTCACGCCGTTTACCCTGATGGGAGCAATGGCGCCGATCACCGTGGCTGGCGCTTTGACACTGTCCCATGCGGAGGCACTGGCCGCCATTGCCCTGACCCAGCTTGCCGCGCCCGGCGCGCCTGTGTGCTACGGGACCTTTACCTCGAATGTCGACATGAAATCGGGCGCGCCCGCGTTCGGAACGCCGGAACACTTCAAGGCCAGCCTTGCTGCCGGGCAGCTTGCACGGCTGACCGGTCTGCCCTGGCGGAGCGCGGCAGGCAGCGCCGCCAATCTGAATGACGTTCAGGCCGCCAACGAAAACCAGTTCGGGCTGTGGGGGTGCATGCTGGCCGGTGCCACCATAACGCTCCACTCTGCCGGCTGGATTGAGGGCGGTTTGTCGGTTTCCTATGAGAAACTGATTTGCGATGTGGAAGTGCTGCAGATGATCGCCGAACTGTGCCACGAGGCAGCGGCAGGTGAAGCGGAAATCGCATTCGATGCCATCAGCGAGGTAATGCCCGGAGGACATTTCTTTTCCGCCGGCAACACCATGGAGCGCTATCGCACTGAATTTTATTCGCCAATTCTGCATAACTATGCAAATTTCGGGACCTGGGAGGAACAGGGAGGCGTGGATGCCAGTCATCGCGCAGCACGAATGTGGCAGGAGATGATCGACCAGCCTGCGCCGGGCCATTGCAGCGCGGAGCAGGTGGAAGCGGTAAACCGGTACGTGTCAGAGCGCAGTGCAGAAGGCGGCGCTCCGCCGGAAAGTTGA
- a CDS encoding GcvT family protein — protein sequence MKSQYRVVVIGGGVVGASVLYHLAKYGWSDVVMLERRRLASGSSWHAAGGIHALNADPNMAALQAYTIDLLSEIEEESGQNIGLHMTGGLTLAGTPERWEWLQANYRIFQSIGIDDCELLTPEEAQKRCPIMSTDGVIGAMWADREGYIDTTGTVQAYASAAKKRGAEYHEGIKVESLEQTADGWKVVTDKGVIDCEHVVNAGGLWAKQVGRMAGIELPVSPLKHHYLITDSIPEVAAADFEMPMTVDLEGFTYMRQDQKGVLVGIYEIDHEHWAMDGAPWDYGEELFQEQLDRIENELTLGFERYPAIQDVGIKTWVNGAFTFSPDGNPLVGPVPGKPGYWCACAVMAGFLQGGGVGKTLAEWMIHGEPEADAWPMDVARYGKFAENKRYIRETTGQFYSRRFVMTYPNEQLPAGRPLKMAPAHDAMTQAGCKWGVSWDLEVPLYFAPKGFEETPTLKRSNAFPIVAEECKAIRAGAGLLDITGFSRYEVTGPNAEAWLDRMMASKLPGPRRAKLAPMLGETGRLKGDLTVLNWGNGTWWIMGSYYLRAWHMRWFLDHLDDGVEVRDLGEEICGFGVVGPKSRAVVEKLAEQDISHLTFMGCGEFDIGLVRAHVARMSVTGEMGYEINCRYGDHITLRRMLLEAGASEDIRECGFNAMLSTRLEKSFGIWSAEFRQEYTPAMTGMDRWIDWEKGDFIGRKAALAERDGNGPAKLLATLEVDADDADASGYEPVWADGKLAGFVTSGGYGHTIGKSLAMALIDREHAKEGTELSVHVVGVARAARVIGPSPYDPQGKAMRG from the coding sequence ATGAAATCCCAGTACAGGGTTGTCGTCATCGGCGGCGGCGTGGTCGGCGCATCGGTGCTCTATCATCTGGCCAAATACGGCTGGAGCGATGTGGTCATGCTGGAACGGCGGCGGCTTGCATCGGGTTCGTCCTGGCATGCTGCGGGCGGCATTCATGCGCTCAATGCCGATCCCAACATGGCTGCGCTTCAGGCCTATACGATCGACCTTCTCAGCGAGATCGAAGAGGAATCGGGTCAGAACATCGGACTGCACATGACGGGCGGCCTTACCCTTGCCGGAACACCGGAACGCTGGGAATGGCTGCAGGCCAACTATCGCATATTCCAGTCCATCGGTATCGACGATTGCGAGCTGTTGACGCCGGAGGAAGCGCAGAAACGCTGTCCGATCATGTCAACCGATGGCGTGATCGGGGCCATGTGGGCCGACCGGGAAGGCTATATCGATACAACCGGTACGGTGCAGGCCTATGCCAGCGCCGCGAAAAAGCGCGGCGCGGAATATCATGAAGGCATCAAGGTCGAATCCCTGGAACAGACCGCCGATGGCTGGAAAGTTGTGACCGACAAGGGCGTGATTGACTGTGAGCACGTGGTCAATGCCGGCGGATTGTGGGCAAAACAGGTGGGCCGCATGGCTGGCATCGAACTGCCTGTCTCGCCGCTGAAGCACCATTACCTCATTACCGACTCGATCCCCGAGGTTGCTGCGGCGGACTTCGAGATGCCGATGACGGTCGATCTGGAGGGCTTCACCTATATGCGGCAGGACCAGAAGGGTGTGTTGGTCGGCATTTATGAAATCGATCACGAGCACTGGGCGATGGACGGTGCGCCATGGGACTATGGCGAAGAGCTGTTCCAGGAGCAGCTCGACCGGATTGAAAACGAACTTACCCTCGGCTTCGAGCGCTATCCGGCCATTCAGGATGTGGGCATCAAGACCTGGGTCAATGGTGCTTTCACCTTCTCGCCCGACGGTAATCCCCTTGTCGGGCCGGTTCCGGGCAAGCCCGGCTACTGGTGTGCCTGCGCGGTCATGGCCGGCTTCCTGCAGGGTGGCGGTGTCGGAAAGACGCTGGCTGAATGGATGATCCATGGTGAGCCGGAGGCCGATGCCTGGCCAATGGACGTGGCACGCTACGGCAAGTTTGCCGAGAACAAACGCTATATCCGCGAGACGACCGGCCAGTTCTACAGCCGCCGCTTCGTCATGACCTATCCCAATGAGCAATTGCCGGCGGGACGGCCGCTGAAGATGGCCCCTGCCCATGACGCGATGACGCAAGCAGGATGCAAATGGGGCGTCAGCTGGGACCTGGAAGTGCCGCTCTATTTTGCGCCGAAGGGATTTGAGGAAACACCGACCCTCAAGCGCTCGAACGCTTTCCCGATCGTCGCGGAGGAATGCAAGGCGATACGCGCGGGGGCAGGGTTGCTCGATATTACCGGTTTTTCCCGCTACGAGGTGACAGGGCCCAATGCCGAAGCGTGGCTCGACAGGATGATGGCTTCCAAACTGCCCGGGCCGCGCCGCGCCAAACTGGCGCCAATGCTGGGTGAAACCGGACGCCTCAAGGGTGATCTGACAGTGCTCAACTGGGGCAATGGCACCTGGTGGATCATGGGCTCCTACTATCTTCGCGCCTGGCACATGCGCTGGTTCCTCGATCACCTCGACGATGGTGTTGAGGTTCGCGATCTTGGCGAGGAAATCTGTGGTTTCGGTGTGGTCGGCCCGAAATCCCGCGCCGTTGTGGAGAAACTTGCCGAACAGGATATTTCGCACCTCACGTTCATGGGCTGTGGCGAGTTCGATATCGGGCTGGTGCGTGCCCATGTGGCGCGCATGTCGGTCACCGGTGAAATGGGCTACGAGATCAACTGCCGTTATGGCGATCACATCACGCTGCGCAGGATGCTTCTGGAGGCGGGGGCAAGCGAGGACATCCGCGAATGCGGTTTCAATGCCATGCTGTCGACACGGCTGGAAAAGAGCTTTGGTATCTGGTCGGCTGAGTTCCGGCAGGAATATACCCCCGCCATGACCGGCATGGACCGCTGGATAGACTGGGAAAAAGGCGATTTCATCGGCCGAAAGGCGGCGCTGGCCGAACGCGACGGGAACGGCCCGGCAAAACTTCTTGCAACGCTGGAAGTGGATGCGGACGACGCCGATGCCAGCGGATATGAACCGGTCTGGGCGGACGGCAAGCTGGCTGGTTTTGTTACCTCCGGCGGGTACGGCCACACAATCGGAAAATCACTCGCCATGGCGCTGATCGACCGCGAGCATGCAAAGGAAGGCACCGAACTGTCCGTGCATGTGGTGGGCGTCGCGCGCGCTGCCAGGGTGATCGGGCCATCACCTTACGACCCGCAGGGTAAAGCGATGCGCGGCTGA
- a CDS encoding Fur family transcriptional regulator, translated as MAEPQSQDGLTRNQNLVLMALTEARSPLSAYTILDRLRGDGFRAPLQVYRALDKLIEIGIVHRLESMNSFVACSHAQCESHGQTAFTICQNCGEVTELADDELDSHLKAMAARSGFDVRHSTIELRGFCRDCATG; from the coding sequence ATGGCTGAACCACAAAGCCAAGACGGGCTCACCCGCAACCAGAACCTGGTTTTGATGGCATTGACGGAAGCCCGCTCGCCGCTGAGTGCCTACACCATACTGGACCGCCTCAGAGGCGATGGATTTCGTGCGCCGCTGCAGGTCTACCGGGCGCTCGACAAGCTGATTGAAATCGGCATTGTCCACCGGCTTGAAAGCATGAATTCCTTTGTGGCCTGCAGCCACGCGCAGTGTGAAAGCCATGGGCAAACAGCGTTCACCATCTGTCAGAACTGCGGCGAGGTAACCGAACTTGCCGATGATGAGCTGGACAGCCATCTGAAAGCAATGGCCGCCAGATCGGGATTTGACGTTCGTCATTCGACCATCGAACTGCGCGGATTTTGCCGCGATTGCGCCACAGGCTAA
- a CDS encoding NAD(P)/FAD-dependent oxidoreductase: MSSTPDVIIIGTGVIGTATAFELAKNGLKTLSLDRNRQVGHGSTAGSCAIIRMHYSTFDGTAFAWEGYHYWRDWADYLGLGKDADLATFRETGCVVMKTEANGHLEKHMENSRKLNCPFEDWSAEQVTERLPIFSLESYTPPRAMSDPDFGKPNGGYLRGGVFWPNAGYVTDPALSSQNLADAARQHGAEFRLGVTVTEILQEGGKVKGVKLDTGEEIHAPVVINVAGPGSSIVNRMAGVTGDMTIETRPLRQEVVHVPSPEGFDFETDGMIVSDSDIACYSRPEHGNNILVGSEDPECDPHYWVDSDTDYDRNFTDQWTTQAMRYAQRVPTLGIPSKTRGVVDLYDASTDWIPIYDKSSLQGFYMACGTSGNQYKNAPIAGKLMAALVDYCENGNDHDADPMKFTMPYLDLEIDAGFYSRKRPINQESSFSVLG; the protein is encoded by the coding sequence ATGAGCAGCACACCCGACGTCATCATCATCGGCACCGGCGTCATCGGCACCGCCACAGCCTTTGAGCTTGCCAAGAACGGCTTGAAGACGCTTTCCCTCGACCGCAACCGGCAAGTTGGCCACGGTTCAACGGCAGGTTCATGTGCCATTATCCGCATGCATTATTCGACCTTCGACGGCACAGCCTTTGCATGGGAAGGTTATCATTACTGGCGTGACTGGGCCGACTATCTGGGGCTGGGCAAAGATGCCGATCTGGCGACGTTTCGCGAGACAGGCTGTGTGGTGATGAAGACAGAGGCCAACGGCCATCTGGAAAAGCACATGGAAAACAGCCGCAAGCTCAATTGCCCGTTCGAGGACTGGAGCGCGGAACAGGTTACCGAGCGTCTGCCGATATTCTCGCTGGAAAGCTATACCCCGCCGCGGGCGATGAGCGACCCCGATTTCGGCAAGCCGAATGGCGGGTATCTGCGCGGCGGTGTTTTCTGGCCCAATGCTGGCTATGTCACCGACCCGGCCCTGTCGAGCCAGAACCTGGCCGACGCAGCCCGGCAGCATGGTGCGGAGTTCCGCCTTGGCGTAACGGTCACCGAAATTCTGCAGGAAGGCGGCAAGGTCAAGGGCGTCAAACTGGATACCGGCGAGGAAATCCACGCGCCTGTGGTGATCAACGTTGCTGGCCCTGGTTCCTCGATTGTCAATCGCATGGCAGGCGTCACCGGTGACATGACCATCGAAACCCGGCCGCTGCGCCAGGAAGTCGTGCATGTTCCCTCGCCCGAAGGCTTTGATTTCGAAACCGACGGGATGATCGTCTCTGACAGCGATATCGCCTGCTACAGCCGGCCCGAGCACGGCAACAACATTCTGGTGGGCTCAGAAGATCCTGAATGCGATCCCCATTACTGGGTCGATAGCGATACCGATTATGACCGCAATTTCACCGATCAGTGGACGACCCAGGCAATGCGCTATGCCCAGCGGGTGCCGACGCTCGGCATTCCGTCGAAAACCCGTGGCGTTGTCGATCTGTACGATGCCTCGACCGACTGGATCCCGATCTACGACAAGTCGTCGCTGCAGGGCTTCTACATGGCCTGCGGCACGAGCGGCAACCAGTACAAAAACGCCCCGATTGCCGGCAAGCTGATGGCGGCACTGGTCGATTATTGTGAAAACGGCAACGACCACGATGCCGATCCGATGAAGTTCACCATGCCTTATCTGGATCTTGAAATTGATGCCGGGTTTTATTCCCGCAAGCGGCCGATCAACCAGGAATCGAGCTTCTCGGTACTGGGATAG